One region of Niallia sp. Man26 genomic DNA includes:
- a CDS encoding H-type small acid-soluble spore protein, producing the protein MDINRAKQILSSPAEIEVQYNGVSIWIDEIKEEDQTAIVHLVGGIEERTEVDIESLKEM; encoded by the coding sequence GTGGACATCAATAGAGCGAAACAGATCTTATCTTCTCCTGCAGAAATCGAAGTCCAATATAACGGAGTATCCATCTGGATTGATGAGATTAAAGAGGAAGATCAGACGGCCATTGTACACTTAGTGGGCGGCATAGAAGAAAGAACAGAAGTAGATATTGAAAGCTTAAAAGAAATGTAA